In Candidatus Thermoplasmatota archaeon, a single genomic region encodes these proteins:
- a CDS encoding thiamine biosynthesis protein ThiS, with translation MRVTVRQHGFGDGRERTVDLPEGADADGLLVALGHRPETALVFHDDAPLPGDAPLAEGMVLRVLRVVSGGSTGLSGARHYSRPTLP, from the coding sequence ATGCGGGTGACGGTGCGCCAGCACGGCTTCGGCGACGGGCGCGAGCGCACCGTCGACCTTCCGGAGGGCGCCGACGCGGACGGCCTCCTCGTCGCGCTGGGCCACCGCCCCGAGACGGCCCTCGTGTTCCACGACGACGCTCCGCTCCCCGGGGATGCGCCGCTTGCCGAAGGCATGGTCCTGCGGGTGCTCCGCGTCGTGAGCGGGGGCTCGACGGGTTTATCAGGGGCGAGGCATTACTCGCGACCCACGCTCCCTTAG
- a CDS encoding PAS domain S-box protein: protein MGDLRFERPYVRLLEADDPASEVRSMGDEDLIAALAVASGSQDAFLANVLATEAQNRARRARAIAEHIGEGIYAIDRTGRVTYLNPEAERLLGVSARDAMGEDVANVVHRVDRDGLRVKRSDYPSLVALATGSTVKRIDSLVRRRDGGVRSVLCTAAPIRVDHEVTGAVVSMRDDTERRADDAALRLRDRLLEAAGEAIVAVHPDGHLMYANPAAVALFRWDPGAPGRRDVASAFAEAPRIVETFAAQADWSGTVTFDREDEPLSVQFTLRRVTDEGGRLVALVGLATDITQRMEEARALRESDLRWRRLVASAPVILWATDAQGIVTLSEGSALAKAGIEPGALVGKHFDDIVTDYPNAPANLRRALAGEEFEVVAEYGGRHLETRYAPMRSEDGAVIGVIGVSVDVTERVRTEASLRESEERFRLAGKAAADTLWDYDIERHRIWRGEPFARIFGYEHVPDTPEAWEALVHPQDLPRIRAEVEHALADPSTDLHQFEYRFRRADGSWADVVDRAFVVRRDDGTPTRLVGAMIDATARRHELRHRELEERHRELEAFSYSVSHDIRARLRGIEYFTQVLLEDQGARLDDEGRGYVRRVREEAARLNAFVQDLLRFASVARETVTRRVVDVSRLASTVVQDLRAPEPGRRVEVAIEPDLVINADPGLVRVVFENLLGNAWKYTRREEHPRIAVSRATWPDGRVAIAVSDNGAGFDPAQAARLFKPFERLHGAEYDGTGLGLATVARIVRRHGGDIRAKGRPGEGATFTFTLEPSA from the coding sequence ATGGGTGACCTGCGCTTCGAGCGCCCGTACGTCCGCCTCCTCGAGGCCGACGACCCGGCTTCCGAGGTCCGCAGCATGGGCGATGAGGACCTCATCGCCGCGCTGGCCGTGGCAAGCGGGTCGCAGGACGCTTTCCTCGCGAACGTGCTCGCGACGGAGGCCCAGAACCGCGCCCGTCGCGCCCGCGCGATCGCCGAGCACATCGGCGAGGGCATCTACGCGATCGACCGCACGGGACGCGTCACCTATCTCAATCCCGAAGCCGAACGGCTCCTGGGCGTCTCCGCAAGGGACGCGATGGGCGAGGACGTCGCGAACGTCGTGCACCGTGTCGACCGCGATGGATTGCGAGTGAAGCGTTCGGATTATCCGTCCCTCGTCGCCCTGGCGACCGGGTCAACCGTGAAGCGCATCGACAGTCTGGTGCGGCGTCGCGACGGCGGCGTCCGGTCCGTGCTCTGCACCGCCGCCCCCATCCGCGTCGACCACGAGGTGACGGGCGCCGTGGTTTCCATGCGCGACGACACGGAGCGGCGCGCGGACGACGCCGCCTTGCGGCTGCGGGACCGTCTCCTCGAAGCGGCCGGCGAAGCCATCGTCGCGGTCCATCCCGACGGCCACCTCATGTATGCGAACCCCGCCGCGGTCGCGCTCTTCCGGTGGGATCCGGGCGCCCCCGGTCGGCGCGATGTCGCTTCGGCGTTCGCCGAGGCCCCGCGCATCGTCGAGACGTTCGCCGCTCAAGCGGACTGGTCGGGAACGGTGACGTTCGACCGCGAAGACGAACCGCTGAGCGTCCAGTTCACGCTGCGACGGGTGACGGACGAGGGCGGCCGCCTCGTCGCTCTCGTGGGCCTAGCGACGGACATCACCCAACGCATGGAGGAGGCCCGCGCGCTGCGCGAGAGCGATCTGCGATGGCGTCGCCTCGTCGCGAGCGCGCCGGTCATCCTCTGGGCCACGGACGCCCAAGGGATCGTGACGCTCTCCGAGGGGAGCGCGCTCGCGAAGGCCGGGATCGAGCCGGGCGCGCTTGTCGGGAAGCATTTCGACGACATCGTCACGGACTATCCGAACGCGCCCGCGAACCTCCGCCGCGCCCTTGCGGGCGAGGAGTTCGAGGTGGTCGCTGAATACGGCGGCCGGCATCTCGAGACACGCTACGCTCCCATGCGCTCCGAGGACGGCGCTGTCATCGGGGTCATCGGGGTTTCCGTGGACGTCACCGAGCGCGTCCGCACCGAGGCCTCTCTCCGCGAATCGGAGGAGCGCTTCCGGCTCGCGGGCAAAGCCGCGGCGGATACGCTCTGGGACTACGACATCGAGCGGCACCGGATCTGGCGCGGCGAACCCTTCGCCCGCATCTTCGGCTACGAGCACGTCCCCGACACGCCCGAGGCGTGGGAAGCGCTTGTCCACCCCCAGGATCTACCGCGCATCCGCGCGGAGGTCGAGCACGCCCTCGCCGATCCGTCCACCGACCTCCACCAGTTCGAGTACCGATTCCGTCGGGCCGACGGATCGTGGGCCGACGTCGTGGATCGGGCGTTCGTCGTCCGGCGCGACGACGGGACGCCCACGCGCCTCGTGGGCGCCATGATCGACGCGACGGCCCGGAGACACGAGTTGCGGCACCGCGAGCTCGAGGAGCGCCACCGCGAGCTCGAGGCCTTCAGCTATTCCGTTTCCCACGACATCCGGGCGCGTTTGCGCGGTATCGAATACTTCACGCAAGTGCTGCTCGAGGACCAGGGGGCCCGTCTCGACGACGAGGGTCGGGGCTACGTGCGGCGGGTCCGCGAGGAGGCCGCGCGTCTCAACGCCTTCGTGCAGGATCTGCTCCGCTTCGCGTCCGTCGCGCGCGAGACCGTGACCCGTCGCGTCGTCGACGTGTCGCGGCTCGCGTCGACCGTCGTCCAGGACCTGCGCGCCCCGGAGCCGGGGCGCCGCGTCGAGGTTGCGATCGAGCCTGACCTCGTCATCAACGCGGATCCGGGCCTCGTCCGGGTCGTCTTCGAGAATCTGCTCGGAAACGCCTGGAAATACACGCGGCGGGAGGAGCATCCCAGGATCGCCGTGTCGCGCGCGACATGGCCGGACGGTCGCGTCGCGATCGCGGTCTCCGA